AGGTCACGATCGTACCAGGGCGCCAGCAGCACGCCGCCATAGAGTTCGATGCCGAGCTGCAGCCAGCCGGCAGACGTCTGGGCAGCCTGCGGTTTCAGGCGCAGCCCGGGGCTGTCGGTATGGGCACCGATCATGCGCAGCGCCTCGAGCCCAGCTCGGGGCAGCTGCAGCGCCACGATGGACGAGTCGTTGCGCGTGACGTAGGCCCGCTCACCGGCAGACAGCTGCCAGGCCTGGCTCTCGTCGAGCCGGCGAAAGCCGGCGGCTTCGAGACGCTCGGCCATGGCGGCGACGGCATGCCAGGGCGTGGGGGAACGGTACAGAAAGTCGAGCAGGCGCTCGAGGCGGGCTTCCCGAGACATGAGGCTCCTCATCAGGGGTCTAAGGTTGACGCGAGAGCTGCTACAATGCGATGTCTGCCTTTGGCAACTCACAGGGCATACGCTTGTCTAGGGAAGGAAGTGTACACGAAACCAGGGGTGCTTCATCGATGAGCCAGTTAGTCGTTATTCGGCGCACAGCGGTCCTGACGCTGGCGCTGCTGTCGTGGTGTGCTCAACTGGCGCTTGCAGCCCAGATCCAGCCGGGTGAAGAGCAGCGCCAGGCCGCCGTCGAGGTAGCCGAATCGCTGCGCTATGGCCACTACGCCGACACCGCCATCGATGACGACTGGTCGCGACTGGCCTTCGAACGCTATCTCGACATCCTGGATGGCCAGCGCGCCTTCCTGCTCGAAAGCGACGTCGAGGAGTTTCGCCACCTCGAGACACGCATCGACGACATGCTCTTCGAGGGCGAGCTCGAGCCCGCCTACCAGCTCTACCAACGCTATCACGACCGTGCGGAAAACCGCTTCGAGTGGCTGCTCGACACCCTCGACGAAGGGCTGAACTTCACCTACGAGACCGACATGCGGCTCGATCTCGACCGTCGCGATGCCGACTGGGCCACCAGCGAGGCGGAACTCGAGGAGCTGTGGCGCAAGCGCCTGAAGAACGATGCCCTGACCCTCGACATCAGCGGCCAGGACGAGGAGCAGGTGGAGAACAACCTGCGCCAGCGCTACGAGGGCCAGCTCACTCGCCTGCGCCAGACCAACGGCGAGGACGTGTTCGGCCTCTTCATGGCCGCGGTGACCAGCAGCATCGACCCGCACACCGAGTACCTCTCGCCGCGCCAGGGCGAATCCTTCGACATTCAGATGCGTCTGTCGCTGGAGGGCATCGGCGCCATGCTGCAGTCCGACGGCGAGTACGTGAAGGTCACCAGCCTGGTGCCCGGCGGCCCCGCGGACCGTGCCGGCGTGCTGGAACCCGCCGACCGCATCGTCGGCGTGGGCCAGGAAGACGAGGAAAAGACGGTCAACGTCGTCGGCATGCGCCTCGACGAAGTGGTCGACCTGATTCGCGGCCCCAAGGGGACCGTGGTACGCCTCGATGTCGTTCCGGCGGAAGCCGTCGACATGACCCGCTCGCATACCGTCGAGATCACCCGCGACACGGTCGACCTCGAGGACCAGGCGGCGCATGGCGAGGTCATCGAGGTGGAGCGCGACGACGGCGTCAAGCGCATCGGCGTGATCACCATCCCCACCTTCTACGTCGACTTCGATGCCTGGCAGGCCGGCGCCGAGGAATTCCGTAGCACCACGCGCGACGTGGCCCGCGAAGTGGAGCGGCTCAAGGGCGAGGGTGTCGACGGCATCATGCTCGACCTGCGCAACAACGGCGGCGGTGCGCTGCAGGAAGCCAATTCGCTGCTCGGTCTGTTCATCGATCGCGGCCCCACCGTGCAGGTGCGCGACGCGCGTGGCCGCATCAGCCTCTATGGCGACACCGAGACCGGTACCCTTTACGACGGCCCGCTGGCCGTGCTGGTCAACCGCCTGTCGGCCTCGGCCTCGGAGATCTTCGCCGGCGCCATCCAGGACTATGGCCGCGGCCTGGTGCTGGGCAGCGCCACCTTCGGCAAGGGCACCGTGCAGACCCTGAACGACCTCAGCCACGGCCAGATCAAGCTGACCCGCGCCAAGTTCTACCGCATCTCGGGCGAGAGCACCCAGAATCGCGGCGTCGAGCCCGACATCCTGTTCCCCGACATGGTCGACCCGGAGCGAATCGGTGAGAGCAGCCTGGACAACGCGCTCGCGTGGGACACCGTCCAGGCCGTCCAGTACCGCCACTACGGCGAACCATGGGAATATCTCGAGACGCTGCGTTCGCGGCACCGCGAGCGGGCCGAGTCCCACCCCAACTTCGTCTACCTGAAGGAGCGCGTCGAGCTCGCACGCCGCATGCGCGAGGAGCACACCAGCGTCAGCCTGGATCGTGAGCGACGCCAGCGAGAGGTGGAGAGCCGCGATGCCGAGCAGCTGGCGCTGGAGAATCGCCGCCGCAAGGCCTTGGGCCTGGAGCCGCTGGACGAGCTGATCGATGCGCGCAGCGAAGCGGGAGAAGAGGAAACGGAGCGCGACGAGCCGGTGGATCGAGTCCAGGTGACCGAAGCCGCCGCCATTCTCGCCGACTACGCCGAGTTGACCGAACGACGCCTGGCCGGCCGCTACTGACCTCCCTTCGAGGCGGGTCCCGCCCGGGGCCCGCCCCTCGCCGCGCCCAGGTTGCGTTGCCACCCCTCCCCTCGGTGCCGCCTCAGGCAGCCCCACCCCAGCCGGACCATGAGATACGTCATCAATTCGCCTGCGTTTCCCTGCTAGGATCAGCCCGATACGGCATGCCTGTCTCGGCTTCGTCCACGCTGCGTTGATGGCGCAAGTCAGTGGATCGGCGAGAATGACCGTAGCAACGGCCTGGCGAGCCATGGCCGAGGTTCCGGTCGTCGCACGGGCTCGGCCCGCCACGCCGATCCACGCCCCAGGGGAACAATGCGCATGCGGATTCATCGGTTGGCACGCTCGGCTCGATTCGCAAGCCAGCACTGGCCAAGCTGGCTGCTGGCCTATGCCGCGCTCTCCGTGGCGGCGCATCTGCTGCGCAACCCGTACCACGGCTTCAGCCTGATGCTGCCGCAGGGGGGCATCCTGCTTGCCGCCCTGCTCGTGCTGCCCTCCACCCATCGCCGGGAGCGGCTCCGCCTGGTTGGTGCGGTCCTGCTGGTCGATTCCGGCCTGCGCATCGGCCTTCAGGACATGCCGCCTCTCGCCGCCCTATGGGTCAGCGCGCCTTTGGTCGCGCAGGCCTGGCTGGGCGCCCTGCTGCTGCGGCACATCGCACCCGACGGCTGCAGCCCCGATACGCAGCGGGGCATCCTGCAGTTCCTGCTGTGGGGCTGCCTGCTGCCGGCAGCGCTGTCGTCCAGCCTGACGACTCTGGGCCTGCTTGAGGCGCCTGGCCACTTTCTCGCTGAGTGGCTGTGGTGGTTCATCCAGCGCCTCAACGGCCTGCTGCTCTTCGCCCCCCTGCTGGTGCTGGTCTTTCGACCCGCCTTCGGCGCAGCGACCGAGGCTCGCGAACGCCCGCCCCACTGGGAATCGGTGGCGCTCTGGGCGCTCACCTGCCTGGCGTCGGCCCTGATCTTCAGCGTCAGCAACCCCGCCGGCAGAACGCTGGCGACCTACAGCTTCCTGCTGACCCCGCTCCTGGTGATCGTCGCCATACGACTCCCCCTGACGACCAGCCTGTTCGTGGTGCTCTCGGCCAGCCTGGTCGCCAGCGTGGCCGATGCGCTGGGAGCCGGCGATACCCCCGCAAGCGCCCAGCGCAGCCTGATCGCCGTCTCGGTGTTCCTGCTGATCAATCAGATGGTCGTCTGGCTGCTCGGCGCCCTGATCGACGAACGCCATCGCGTGCTGCGCCGGGTGCAGAAGATGCGCGACATGTACGAGATGCTCAGCAACGCCAATCAGGCGCTGATCAACCTCAAGCTGACCCCGCCCCAGCTCTACCAGCGAATGTGCGAGATCATCGTTGCCGAGAGCGACTTTTACCTGGCCTGCATCACGCCGCTCCAGGCGGCACGGCCGGGCAGCGCCGATAGACCCTCCAGCGTGATTTGCGCACGCCAGGGAAGCGGCCTGCTAGCGGCGGGAGAGTGGTGCCACCCCGACGAGGAGCTGGTCCACCAGGCGCAGGCCAAGCGTCGCCATGTCATTCGACACGACTGGCGGCCAGGCGCGAGCGCCGTCCCCCCAGGGAATGAGCCCGGCACCATGGCAGCCTTTCCCATCCGTCCGGAGGACAAGCCGGTACAGGCCGTGTTGACGGTGTTCAGCCTGCGCCGCGACGGCTTCGATGCGGATATGGTGCGCCTCTTCGACGAGCTGGCCGGCGACATCGCTTTTGCCCTGACCATGCAGGCGGATCGTCAACGCCTGAAGCTGGCGTCGGAGGTCTTCGAGCACAGCCATGGATCCATCATCATCGCCGACGCCAGAGGCCATATTCTCGACGTCAACCCCTCCTTCACGCGAATCACGGGTCACAGCCGGCGGGAGGTGATAGGCCACAACCCTCGCCTGCTCCAGTCCGGCCGACAGGACCGTGCATTCTACGAAGCGCTGTGGAACAGCCTGCTGACGAAAGGACACTGGGCCGGCGAATTCTGGAACTCGCGCAAGAACGGGGAGCACTACCCGCAGCGCGGCACCATCACCGCGGTACGCGGAGAGGACGGCCAGATCGAGCACTTCATCTCGGTCATGGAGGACGTCTCGGTCCAGGTAGAGGCCGAACAGAAGATTCTCAACCTCGCCAACTACGATGCCCTGACGGGCCTACCCAACCGCCTGATGCTGGAAAGCCGCTTTCGGCATGCGGTCGAGCAGGCGGGCGATGCCCCGTTGGCGCTCACGGTGCTCTTCATTGACCTGGACGAATTCAAGCACGTCAACGATGCCATGGGGCACCAGCAGGGTGACCTCCTGCTGCAGCTGGTGTCCGCCCGGCTGGTGGGCGAGCTGCGCGACGGCGACACCCTGGCCCGCTTCGGCGGTGACGAGTTCGTGGTGTTGCTGGCCGGCCGGCGCCAGGAGGCGCGCTCCCTGGCCAAGCGCCTGATCCGCAGCGTTCGCCAGCCCTACCGGCTCGACGAGCAGCCCGTGCACATCGGCTGCAGCATCGGCATCGCCCAGGCGCCGCGCGACGGAACCAATCTCGACGAGCTGATCCAGGCCGCCGATACCGCCATGTACCAGGCCAAGGCGCGTGGGCGCGGCATCTATGCGTTCTACTCCAGCGACATGCAGCACCAGGCGCAGAACCGACTAACCCTACGGGTGGAACTCGACGGCGCCATACAGCGCAACGAGCTGCGCGCGTACTATCAGCCCAAGCTCGGCATCGCCGATGACGGCATCATCGGCTTCGAGGCGCTGGTGCGCTGGCAGCATCCCGAGCGCGGCCTGGTGCCGCCGGGGAACTTCATACCCGTTGCCGAATCGAGTGGCCAGATCGCCGCCATCGATCGCTGGATGCTCGAGGCGGTGATCGAACAGCTGGCACACTGGCGACGCCAGGGGCGCCGAATACTGCCGGTGGCAGTCAACGTCTCGGCCTCGCTGTTCTCCCGCTCCGACTTCGTTGACGAGTTGACGCGCTGGCTCGGCGAGAGCAGGGTACCGGGTCACGACCTCGAACTGGAGATCACCGAGCACGTGGCCATGTTCGATCTCGACTACACCCTTGCCACGTTGCAGGCGCTGAAACGCCTCGGCGTGGCACTGTCGATCGACGACTTCGGCACGGGCTACTCGGGGCTCGCCTACCTGCGTGACTTCCCCATCGACACCGTCAAGATCGACATGAGCTTCATCAAGCGGGTGCACGAGGACGAGAAGAACCAGGGCATCGTACGTGCCATCATCGCCCTGGCCGATACCTTGGGCCTGCACACCATCGCCGAAGGCGTGGAGACCGAGAAAGAGCTGGCGTTCCTGAAACGTCAGGGGTGCTGGGGCTATCAAGGCCACCTGTTCAGCCCGGCGCTGGCGGCAGACGAGATCGAGCATCGCTTCCTGGCGCTCGAGGCACGCCAAGGCATGCGGCTCGACCGCTGACACGACATCGGAAAACGCCACCGGGCTGCGCGGCAGCGCACGCAATGGAAACCCGTCGCTGGCAGGCGACGACGGAGATTGGCTCCCGGAGCAGGACTCGAACCTGCGACCCAGTGATTAACAGTCACTTGCTCTACCGACTGAGCTATCCGGGAACGGCATGACGGGAAAGGATTCCCAGGGCGGGGCTGATGGCTCCTCGAGCAGGACTCGAACCTGCGACCCAGTGATTAACAGTCACTTGCTCTACCGACTGAGCTATCGAGGAATGACGGGCGTCAGGATCAGCTCGTGTTCTTGGCTCCCGGAGCAGGACTCGAACCTGCGACCCAGTGATTAACAGTCACTTGCTCTACCGACTGAGCTATCCGGGAATGGCCGTGAACACGGTGCGTAGTATACGGATCGCTCACATAAGGTCAAGGGCGGATTCTGCCGGCCTGACACCGCTCTCGAACGCACGATGCCCGCGCAACCGGAGTCGCGCGGGCATCATGTGTGAAACCTGGTGGCTACGCCCTGATTCGAACAGGGGACCCCATCATTATGAGTGATGTGCTCTAACCGGCTGAGCTACGTAGCCTTTCGAACGGGAATCGAACCCCTCGACGCGGCAGGATTATGCACGAAACGAATCGGGCTAGCAAGCCGGCGCGGCTCCGGTTTTTTATTGATTGAACGTTCAATAAAAAAATGCCATGCTGACGGAAAATCCAGCGGCGTCGTTCTCAAGAGGAGGCAGCGGGTGCCCAAGACAGGTATGGAGCCGATCCGGCGTAGCCAGCTCATCAAGGCGACCATGACCGCCATCGACGAAGTCGGTCTGGCTGATGCCACGGTCCTGCGAATCGCCCGGCATGCCGGCGTATCGGCAGGCATCATCAGTCACTACTTCGGCGGCAAGGACGGCCTGCTCGAGGCCACCATGCGCCAGATCCTGACCGACCTCGGCGAGGCGGTGGCACAGCGCCGTCGCCAGCTCGTCAATGGCTCTCCTCGTGAGCATATCGGCGCGATCATCGATGGCAACTTCGATCGCAGCCAGATCATCGGTCCGGCCGCCAAGACCTGGCTCGCTTTTTGGGCCAGCAGCATGCACAAGCCGCAGCTCCAGCGCCTTCAGCACGTCAATGACCAGCGCCTCTACTCCAACCTGTGCTGCCAGTTTCGTCGTCTGATGCCGCACGCAGCGGCGCGCGATGCCGCCCGCGGCCTGGCCGCCATG
This portion of the Billgrantia sulfidoxydans genome encodes:
- a CDS encoding carboxy terminal-processing peptidase, producing the protein MSQLVVIRRTAVLTLALLSWCAQLALAAQIQPGEEQRQAAVEVAESLRYGHYADTAIDDDWSRLAFERYLDILDGQRAFLLESDVEEFRHLETRIDDMLFEGELEPAYQLYQRYHDRAENRFEWLLDTLDEGLNFTYETDMRLDLDRRDADWATSEAELEELWRKRLKNDALTLDISGQDEEQVENNLRQRYEGQLTRLRQTNGEDVFGLFMAAVTSSIDPHTEYLSPRQGESFDIQMRLSLEGIGAMLQSDGEYVKVTSLVPGGPADRAGVLEPADRIVGVGQEDEEKTVNVVGMRLDEVVDLIRGPKGTVVRLDVVPAEAVDMTRSHTVEITRDTVDLEDQAAHGEVIEVERDDGVKRIGVITIPTFYVDFDAWQAGAEEFRSTTRDVAREVERLKGEGVDGIMLDLRNNGGGALQEANSLLGLFIDRGPTVQVRDARGRISLYGDTETGTLYDGPLAVLVNRLSASASEIFAGAIQDYGRGLVLGSATFGKGTVQTLNDLSHGQIKLTRAKFYRISGESTQNRGVEPDILFPDMVDPERIGESSLDNALAWDTVQAVQYRHYGEPWEYLETLRSRHRERAESHPNFVYLKERVELARRMREEHTSVSLDRERRQREVESRDAEQLALENRRRKALGLEPLDELIDARSEAGEEETERDEPVDRVQVTEAAAILADYAELTERRLAGRY
- a CDS encoding bifunctional diguanylate cyclase/phosphodiesterase, which gives rise to MRIHRLARSARFASQHWPSWLLAYAALSVAAHLLRNPYHGFSLMLPQGGILLAALLVLPSTHRRERLRLVGAVLLVDSGLRIGLQDMPPLAALWVSAPLVAQAWLGALLLRHIAPDGCSPDTQRGILQFLLWGCLLPAALSSSLTTLGLLEAPGHFLAEWLWWFIQRLNGLLLFAPLLVLVFRPAFGAATEARERPPHWESVALWALTCLASALIFSVSNPAGRTLATYSFLLTPLLVIVAIRLPLTTSLFVVLSASLVASVADALGAGDTPASAQRSLIAVSVFLLINQMVVWLLGALIDERHRVLRRVQKMRDMYEMLSNANQALINLKLTPPQLYQRMCEIIVAESDFYLACITPLQAARPGSADRPSSVICARQGSGLLAAGEWCHPDEELVHQAQAKRRHVIRHDWRPGASAVPPGNEPGTMAAFPIRPEDKPVQAVLTVFSLRRDGFDADMVRLFDELAGDIAFALTMQADRQRLKLASEVFEHSHGSIIIADARGHILDVNPSFTRITGHSRREVIGHNPRLLQSGRQDRAFYEALWNSLLTKGHWAGEFWNSRKNGEHYPQRGTITAVRGEDGQIEHFISVMEDVSVQVEAEQKILNLANYDALTGLPNRLMLESRFRHAVEQAGDAPLALTVLFIDLDEFKHVNDAMGHQQGDLLLQLVSARLVGELRDGDTLARFGGDEFVVLLAGRRQEARSLAKRLIRSVRQPYRLDEQPVHIGCSIGIAQAPRDGTNLDELIQAADTAMYQAKARGRGIYAFYSSDMQHQAQNRLTLRVELDGAIQRNELRAYYQPKLGIADDGIIGFEALVRWQHPERGLVPPGNFIPVAESSGQIAAIDRWMLEAVIEQLAHWRRQGRRILPVAVNVSASLFSRSDFVDELTRWLGESRVPGHDLELEITEHVAMFDLDYTLATLQALKRLGVALSIDDFGTGYSGLAYLRDFPIDTVKIDMSFIKRVHEDEKNQGIVRAIIALADTLGLHTIAEGVETEKELAFLKRQGCWGYQGHLFSPALAADEIEHRFLALEARQGMRLDR
- the betI gene encoding transcriptional regulator BetI; amino-acid sequence: MPKTGMEPIRRSQLIKATMTAIDEVGLADATVLRIARHAGVSAGIISHYFGGKDGLLEATMRQILTDLGEAVAQRRRQLVNGSPREHIGAIIDGNFDRSQIIGPAAKTWLAFWASSMHKPQLQRLQHVNDQRLYSNLCCQFRRLMPHAAARDAARGLAAMIDGLWLRGTLSPEGLDTARARRLAHAYLDQLLARYDTSLASTKETA